A genome region from Mycobacteriales bacterium includes the following:
- a CDS encoding glycosyltransferase family 39 protein — MSRPADTAAGPPRTRSRTALPVALVVAAAGAARLAYLLSPVVQFNADEATTGIMVRRILAGHGYVFYAGQDYGGALEQYLEAAMYAVLRLPQNALTLRLPLVVLCMATAALVYVVGRDVLGDPARALVAAALYAVSPWFNIIGPVTSLGFYAAGQTLTIAALWCALRASRGPRWLLATGLVAGLGVWTAVTALYVLIPVLGWLLPVLGRDLRRWAAIAGGFVLGAAPLFGALAVHRTLPVPSTPAEQTTVWQRVGNLFGPILRQYAGVTYSHADGGLWLPVQIAVVAGLVAAYGVALARRRGLADFLRADRRRPGDLLLAVPPVVVVLWAASDATWYTGTPRYLAGTYQLLAIGLAALVPVRRWAVPVAVVAICAVLSYGFYPGIAGSTAARDRALREVTTVLAGEGHRDVYAGYWTAMPLQYVAGDRLVVATAGGLARFPAAQREVEQAASPVYVGSDADGTTAAFRAALDRRHIPYRARMFAFLTVFDRLPGNVNPAGL, encoded by the coding sequence GTGAGCAGGCCCGCGGACACGGCCGCCGGGCCGCCGCGGACCCGGTCCCGGACGGCGCTGCCGGTCGCGCTCGTGGTCGCCGCGGCGGGCGCGGCGCGGCTGGCGTACCTGCTCAGCCCGGTCGTGCAGTTCAACGCGGACGAGGCCACCACCGGGATCATGGTCCGCCGGATCCTGGCCGGCCACGGGTACGTGTTCTACGCCGGCCAGGACTACGGCGGCGCGCTGGAGCAGTACCTGGAGGCGGCGATGTACGCCGTGCTCCGGCTCCCGCAGAACGCGCTGACCCTGCGGCTGCCGCTGGTCGTGCTGTGCATGGCCACCGCCGCGCTGGTCTACGTCGTCGGCCGGGACGTGCTCGGCGACCCGGCCCGGGCGCTCGTGGCCGCCGCGCTCTACGCGGTCTCGCCCTGGTTCAACATCATCGGCCCGGTCACCTCGCTCGGCTTCTACGCGGCCGGGCAGACCCTGACCATCGCCGCGCTCTGGTGCGCGCTGCGGGCGTCCCGGGGTCCGCGCTGGCTCCTCGCGACCGGCCTGGTCGCCGGCCTCGGCGTCTGGACCGCGGTCACCGCGCTCTACGTGCTGATCCCGGTCCTCGGGTGGCTGCTGCCGGTGCTGGGCCGGGACCTGCGCCGCTGGGCCGCGATCGCCGGCGGGTTCGTGCTCGGGGCGGCCCCGCTGTTCGGCGCGCTCGCGGTGCACCGGACGCTGCCGGTGCCCTCGACGCCGGCCGAGCAGACCACGGTCTGGCAGCGGGTCGGCAACCTGTTCGGGCCGATCCTGCGCCAGTACGCCGGCGTCACCTACAGCCACGCCGACGGCGGGCTCTGGCTGCCGGTGCAGATCGCGGTCGTCGCCGGGCTGGTGGCCGCGTACGGGGTCGCGCTGGCGCGGCGGCGCGGGCTGGCCGACTTCCTGCGGGCCGACCGGCGCCGGCCGGGCGACCTGCTGCTGGCGGTGCCGCCGGTCGTGGTGGTGCTCTGGGCCGCCTCGGACGCGACCTGGTACACCGGCACGCCGCGCTATCTGGCCGGGACGTACCAGCTGCTGGCGATCGGGCTGGCCGCGCTGGTGCCGGTCCGCCGCTGGGCCGTACCGGTCGCGGTGGTCGCGATCTGCGCGGTGCTGAGCTACGGCTTCTACCCCGGCATCGCGGGCAGCACAGCGGCCCGGGACCGCGCGCTGCGCGAGGTGACCACCGTGCTGGCCGGCGAGGGCCACCGGGACGTGTACGCCGGCTACTGGACCGCGATGCCGCTGCAGTACGTCGCCGGCGACCGGCTGGTCGTCGCCACCGCCGGCGGCCTGGCGCGGTTCCCGGCCGCGCAGCGCGAGGTCGAGCAGGCGGCCTCACCCGTGTACGTCGGCAGCGACGCGGACGGGACCACCGCGGCGTTCCGGGCCGCGCTGGACCGGCGGCACATCCCGTACCGGGCCCGGATGTTCGCGTTCCTGACGGTCTTCGACCGCCTGCCGGGCAACGTGAACCCGGCGGGCCTCTGA
- a CDS encoding alpha/beta hydrolase has product MSLLSRRRVLPALLATATVAIGLIGLGPAAAAPAGRAPAAVAAAASHPSGTKPTVVLVHGAWADSSSWTDVIIKLQHDGYTVLAAPNPLRSLSGDAATVRDFLATVPGPIILVGHSYGGAVITNAATGNPDVKALVYIDAFAPAQGETIFPLSGADSALAVDPATVFDFRPYPGAPAGDVDLYLKPAVVARSFAQDVGRQKAAVLAATQRPLALSAGNEPSGVPAWKTIPSWYLLGTQDKIITPTAQRFMAERAHSHITLVRSSHVSLISHPAAVESLVVKAARATA; this is encoded by the coding sequence ATGAGTCTGCTCAGCCGTCGCCGGGTGCTGCCCGCGCTGCTCGCCACCGCCACCGTCGCGATCGGGCTGATCGGACTCGGCCCGGCCGCCGCCGCGCCCGCCGGCCGTGCTCCCGCCGCGGTCGCCGCAGCCGCGTCGCACCCGAGCGGCACCAAGCCGACCGTCGTGCTGGTGCACGGCGCCTGGGCCGACTCCTCCAGCTGGACCGACGTGATCATCAAGCTGCAGCATGACGGCTACACCGTGCTGGCCGCGCCGAACCCGCTGCGCAGCCTGTCCGGCGACGCCGCCACCGTGCGCGACTTCCTGGCCACGGTGCCCGGCCCGATCATCCTGGTCGGCCACTCGTACGGCGGGGCGGTCATCACCAACGCCGCCACCGGCAACCCCGACGTCAAGGCGCTGGTGTACATCGACGCGTTCGCCCCGGCGCAAGGCGAGACGATCTTCCCGCTCTCCGGCGCCGACTCGGCGCTGGCCGTCGACCCGGCCACCGTCTTCGACTTCCGGCCCTACCCGGGTGCCCCGGCCGGCGACGTCGACCTGTACCTGAAGCCGGCCGTGGTCGCGCGGTCCTTCGCCCAGGACGTCGGGCGGCAGAAGGCGGCCGTGCTCGCCGCGACCCAGCGCCCGCTCGCCCTCAGCGCCGGCAACGAGCCCTCCGGCGTACCGGCCTGGAAGACGATCCCGTCCTGGTACCTGCTCGGCACTCAGGACAAGATCATCACGCCGACCGCGCAACGGTTCATGGCCGAGCGCGCGCACTCGCACATCACGCTCGTCCGGTCGTCGCACGTGTCGCTGATCTCGCACCCGGCCGCGGTCGAGTCGCTGGTGGTCAAGGCCGCCCGCGCCACCGCCTGA
- a CDS encoding BTAD domain-containing putative transcriptional regulator, which yields MELRFAVLGPVRAWRDGVELRLGPPTQQALLALLLVRAGQPVPLAEIVDVLWGEDPPASAVNVVHRHVGLLRRLLEPSLATREPGRWLVRAAGGYRLDVPPDAVDLLRFRTLRERSRREPEAAAGLLLEALELWSGPAAAGVDHPVFTELDRERRDAVADAVDAALRAGSPDAVLPGLRRAVAADPLDEPLQARLVRMLAAAGRQAAALEAYGEARDRLAGELGVDPGPELRAAYESVLRPVAPAEPYVRPAQLPPDLPTFTGRQAELARAAALLPDRPGTVVVTAVGGMAGIGKTALAVHWAHRIADRFPDGQLYVNLRGFEPTGEPAVDPADAVLGFLDTLGVPPGRVPAGLGARTALFRSIVADRRLLVLLDNARDTAQVRPLLPGGSGCLVLVTSRDRLTGLVAVDGAVPLPLDLLPPAEARDFLDRRLGRDRTGAEPGAVAEILAACGGLPLALAIVAAQAVTRPSAPLAGLVAGLDSFSGDEPASDLRAVFSWSYAALSPAAAGVFRLLGLHLGPDVSSAAAASLTGLPAAELRPLLAELADAQLMTEPAPDRWVLHDLVRAYAAELAGSDEAAVGRLLDHYLHSAEAGAQLLSTSRAPLPLDPPRSGVVPERPADHTAALEWAAVQHPAVLAALQRADSDAYVWRLALATEPYLSLRRSSREVAPVLEAGLAAAERDGDRTAIASLHRHLVFDQTRARAFDAVDRHAAAGLALLRELGDPVTEAHLERHLALSWELREDYRESLRHSERAIELYRAADDRAGLALALNMAGWSRALLGEYAAAVEACGLALELQRELGQTYYTAATLDRLGYAYHHLGDLDRAAASYLEALGPLREYGDEYGVALVELNLGDTLVASGDPAAARSVWAHAEQVFIQLERPEVEKVRDRLASVAGK from the coding sequence GTGGAGCTCCGTTTCGCCGTGCTCGGACCGGTCCGGGCCTGGCGGGACGGTGTCGAGCTGCGGCTCGGACCACCGACCCAGCAGGCCCTCCTGGCCCTGCTGCTGGTGCGGGCCGGGCAGCCGGTGCCGCTGGCGGAGATCGTCGACGTCCTCTGGGGCGAGGACCCGCCGGCCAGCGCGGTGAACGTGGTGCACCGGCACGTCGGCCTGCTGCGCCGGCTGCTGGAGCCGTCGCTGGCGACCCGCGAACCCGGCCGGTGGCTGGTCCGCGCGGCCGGTGGCTACCGGCTGGACGTGCCGCCCGACGCCGTGGACCTGTTGCGGTTCCGGACCCTGCGGGAGCGCTCCCGGCGGGAGCCGGAGGCCGCCGCCGGCCTGCTGCTGGAGGCGCTGGAGCTGTGGTCGGGCCCGGCCGCGGCCGGCGTCGACCACCCGGTGTTCACCGAGCTGGACCGGGAGCGGCGGGACGCGGTGGCCGACGCGGTGGACGCGGCGCTGCGGGCCGGGTCGCCGGACGCGGTGCTGCCGGGGTTGCGCCGGGCCGTCGCCGCCGACCCGCTGGACGAGCCGCTGCAGGCCCGGCTGGTGCGGATGCTGGCCGCGGCCGGGCGGCAGGCGGCCGCGCTGGAGGCGTACGGGGAGGCGCGGGACCGGCTGGCCGGCGAGCTCGGCGTCGACCCCGGACCGGAGCTGCGGGCCGCGTACGAGTCGGTGTTGCGGCCGGTGGCCCCGGCCGAGCCGTACGTGCGGCCGGCCCAGCTGCCGCCGGACCTGCCCACCTTCACCGGCCGGCAGGCGGAGCTGGCCCGGGCCGCGGCGCTGCTGCCGGACCGGCCCGGGACGGTGGTGGTCACCGCGGTCGGCGGAATGGCCGGCATCGGCAAGACCGCGCTCGCGGTGCACTGGGCGCACCGGATCGCGGACCGCTTCCCCGACGGCCAGCTGTACGTCAACCTGCGCGGCTTCGAGCCGACCGGCGAGCCGGCGGTCGACCCGGCCGACGCCGTCCTCGGCTTCCTGGACACGCTCGGCGTGCCGCCGGGCCGGGTGCCGGCCGGACTGGGCGCGCGGACCGCGCTGTTCCGCAGCATCGTGGCCGACCGGCGGCTGCTGGTGCTGCTGGACAACGCCCGCGACACCGCCCAGGTCCGTCCGCTGCTGCCGGGTGGCTCCGGTTGCCTGGTCCTGGTCACCAGCCGGGACCGGCTGACCGGCCTGGTCGCGGTCGACGGCGCCGTCCCGCTGCCGCTGGACCTGCTGCCCCCGGCCGAGGCCCGCGACTTCCTGGACCGGCGGCTGGGCCGGGACCGGACCGGGGCCGAACCGGGCGCGGTGGCCGAGATCCTGGCCGCCTGCGGCGGGCTGCCGCTGGCCCTGGCGATCGTCGCCGCGCAGGCGGTGACCCGCCCGTCGGCCCCGCTGGCCGGCCTCGTCGCCGGGCTGGACTCGTTCAGCGGGGACGAGCCGGCCAGCGACCTGCGCGCGGTGTTCTCCTGGTCGTACGCGGCCCTCAGCCCGGCCGCCGCCGGGGTGTTCCGGCTGCTCGGCCTGCACCTGGGTCCGGACGTGTCGAGCGCGGCCGCGGCCAGTCTGACCGGGCTGCCCGCGGCCGAGCTGCGGCCGTTGCTGGCCGAGCTGGCCGACGCGCAGCTGATGACCGAGCCGGCGCCGGACCGGTGGGTGCTGCACGACCTGGTCCGGGCGTACGCGGCCGAGCTGGCCGGGTCCGATGAGGCCGCGGTCGGCCGGCTGCTGGACCACTACCTGCACAGCGCCGAGGCCGGGGCCCAGCTGCTCAGCACGTCCCGGGCCCCGCTGCCGCTGGACCCGCCCCGGTCCGGGGTGGTGCCGGAACGGCCGGCCGACCACACGGCGGCGCTGGAGTGGGCGGCCGTGCAGCACCCGGCCGTGCTGGCGGCGTTGCAACGGGCGGACTCGGACGCGTACGTCTGGCGGCTGGCGCTGGCGACGGAGCCGTACCTGAGCCTGCGCCGGTCGTCCCGGGAGGTCGCCCCCGTGCTCGAGGCCGGCCTGGCCGCGGCCGAACGGGACGGCGACCGGACCGCGATCGCCTCGCTGCACCGGCACCTCGTCTTCGACCAGACCCGGGCCCGCGCCTTCGACGCCGTCGACCGGCACGCGGCCGCCGGGCTGGCGCTGCTGCGGGAGCTGGGGGACCCGGTCACCGAGGCCCACCTGGAGCGGCACCTCGCGCTGTCCTGGGAGCTGCGCGAGGACTACCGGGAGTCGCTGCGGCACAGCGAGCGGGCCATCGAGCTCTACCGGGCCGCCGACGACCGGGCCGGGCTGGCCCTCGCGCTGAACATGGCCGGGTGGAGCCGGGCGCTGCTCGGTGAGTACGCGGCGGCGGTCGAGGCCTGCGGGCTGGCCCTGGAGCTGCAACGGGAGCTGGGACAGACGTACTACACCGCGGCGACGCTGGACCGCCTCGGCTACGCGTACCACCATCTCGGCGACCTGGACCGGGCCGCGGCCAGCTACCTGGAGGCGCTGGGACCGCTGCGCGAGTACGGCGACGAGTACGGCGTGGCGCTGGTCGAGCTCAACCTCGGCGACACCCTGGTCGCCTCGGGCGACCCGGCCGCGGCCCGGTCGGTCTGGGCGCACGCCGAGCAGGTCTTCATCCAGCTGGAACGGCCCGAGGTCGAGAAGGTCCGGGACAGGCTCGCCTCGGTCGCCGGCAAGTGA
- a CDS encoding VOC family protein: MRVQFIASFAVITERPQESRKLYVDALGLPLEGDDDYVHSEAIDGSKHFGVWPLAQAAQACFGTAEWPADRTVPQASVEFEVEDEAAVAAAAKELQDKGYPLLHEARTEPWGQTVARLLSPENLIIGLSYAPHLH, translated from the coding sequence GTGCGGGTCCAGTTCATTGCCAGCTTCGCGGTCATCACCGAGCGGCCGCAGGAGAGCCGCAAGCTGTACGTCGACGCACTGGGGTTGCCGCTCGAAGGCGACGACGACTACGTCCACAGCGAGGCGATCGACGGCAGCAAGCACTTCGGGGTCTGGCCGCTCGCGCAGGCCGCGCAGGCCTGCTTCGGGACGGCGGAGTGGCCGGCCGACCGGACAGTGCCGCAGGCGAGCGTCGAGTTCGAGGTCGAGGACGAGGCGGCGGTCGCGGCAGCCGCGAAAGAGCTGCAGGACAAGGGTTATCCGCTCCTGCACGAGGCGCGGACCGAGCCTTGGGGTCAGACCGTGGCGCGGCTGCTGAGCCCGGAGAACCTGATCATCGGCCTCTCGTACGCGCCGCACCTGCACTGA
- a CDS encoding DUF2237 domain-containing protein, with product MTERNVLGGDLEECGTDPLTGFYRDGCCTSGPEDLGNHTVCAVVTTEFLEFQRQVGNDLVTPRPEYGFDGLTPGDRWCVVAVRWLQAYQAGVASPVVLAATNARAMEVVPLEALREHAVDVPADPGSLTGD from the coding sequence GTGACCGAACGCAACGTCCTCGGCGGGGACCTGGAGGAGTGCGGCACGGACCCGCTCACCGGCTTCTACCGGGACGGCTGCTGCACCTCCGGCCCGGAGGACCTCGGCAACCACACGGTCTGCGCGGTGGTCACGACCGAGTTCCTGGAGTTCCAGCGGCAGGTCGGCAACGACCTGGTGACGCCCCGGCCGGAGTACGGCTTCGACGGGCTGACCCCGGGCGACCGGTGGTGCGTGGTCGCGGTCCGGTGGCTGCAGGCGTACCAGGCCGGGGTGGCCTCGCCGGTGGTGCTGGCGGCGACGAACGCGCGGGCGATGGAGGTCGTCCCGCTGGAGGCGCTGCGGGAGCACGCCGTCGACGTGCCCGCCGACCCCGGCTCACTGACCGGCGACTGA
- a CDS encoding DUF2000 domain-containing protein has translation MRFDTKIAVLLRDDLLTWQRLNVTAFLVSGITAAHPDLVGEPYADADGTPYLAMLGQPVLVLEGSKEILTAAHQRALGRELPLAIFTADLFSTGFDAANRAAVAAVPRDSLDLVGLAVLGPKNGVDKVLKGGQMHQ, from the coding sequence GTGCGCTTCGACACCAAGATCGCCGTACTGCTCCGGGACGACCTGCTGACCTGGCAGCGGCTCAACGTGACCGCGTTCCTCGTCAGCGGGATCACCGCGGCTCATCCCGACCTGGTCGGGGAGCCGTACGCCGACGCCGACGGGACGCCGTACCTCGCGATGCTCGGCCAGCCGGTGCTCGTGCTGGAGGGGTCGAAGGAGATCCTGACCGCGGCCCACCAGCGGGCGCTCGGACGGGAGCTGCCGCTGGCGATCTTCACCGCCGACCTGTTCTCGACCGGGTTCGACGCGGCCAACCGGGCCGCGGTCGCGGCGGTGCCGCGGGACTCCCTCGACCTGGTCGGGCTCGCGGTCCTCGGGCCGAAGAACGGGGTGGACAAGGTGCTCAAAGGCGGCCAGATGCACCAGTAA
- a CDS encoding NDMA-dependent alcohol dehydrogenase, with translation MKTKAAVIVEPGKPFEIEELDLDGPRSGEVLVRYTHAGLCHSDLHVMNGDFPARLPMVGGHEGAGIVEDVGPGVTRVAPGDHVVCSFIPNCGHCRWCATGQQAICDWGATILEGYLPGPRFPLTGARGDYGAMCTIGTFSQYGTVHENSVVKVDDDLPLDKAVLVGCGVTTGWASAVYAADVRPGDTVIIYGVGGIGINAVQGAAHAGATNVIAVDPLENKRAKASELGATHTAANNDEAHQLAQDLTRGVGADKAIITVGVVKEPEITAAFNAVSKGGMVVITGMGSLSETTIQLPSTVMALYKKTVKGTLFGDANPTYDIPKILGLYKAGRIKLDELVTRTYSLEEVNQGYEDLEAGKNVRGVIVLDH, from the coding sequence GTGAAGACCAAGGCCGCTGTGATCGTCGAGCCCGGCAAGCCCTTCGAGATCGAGGAGCTCGACCTGGACGGCCCCCGGTCCGGTGAGGTGCTGGTCCGCTACACGCACGCCGGGCTCTGCCACTCCGATCTGCACGTGATGAACGGTGACTTCCCGGCCCGGCTGCCGATGGTCGGCGGCCACGAGGGCGCCGGCATCGTCGAGGACGTCGGCCCGGGCGTGACCCGGGTGGCGCCGGGCGACCACGTCGTCTGCTCGTTCATCCCGAACTGCGGCCACTGCCGGTGGTGCGCCACCGGGCAGCAGGCGATCTGCGACTGGGGTGCGACGATCCTCGAGGGTTACCTGCCCGGGCCGCGGTTCCCGCTGACCGGCGCGCGCGGCGACTACGGCGCGATGTGCACGATCGGCACGTTCTCCCAGTACGGCACGGTCCACGAGAACTCGGTGGTCAAGGTCGACGACGACCTGCCGCTGGACAAGGCCGTCCTGGTCGGCTGCGGCGTCACCACCGGCTGGGCCTCGGCCGTGTACGCGGCGGACGTCCGCCCCGGCGACACCGTGATCATCTACGGCGTCGGCGGCATCGGGATCAACGCGGTGCAGGGCGCGGCCCACGCCGGCGCGACGAATGTGATCGCCGTCGACCCGCTGGAGAACAAGCGGGCCAAGGCGTCCGAGCTCGGCGCCACCCACACCGCGGCGAACAACGACGAGGCCCACCAGCTGGCCCAGGACCTGACCCGCGGCGTCGGCGCCGACAAGGCGATCATCACCGTCGGCGTGGTCAAGGAGCCCGAGATCACCGCCGCGTTCAACGCGGTCAGCAAGGGCGGGATGGTCGTCATCACCGGCATGGGCAGCCTGTCCGAGACGACGATCCAGCTGCCGAGCACGGTGATGGCGCTCTACAAGAAGACCGTCAAGGGCACCCTGTTCGGCGACGCGAACCCGACGTACGACATCCCGAAGATCCTCGGGCTCTACAAGGCCGGCCGGATCAAGCTCGACGAGCTCGTCACCCGGACGTACTCGCTGGAGGAGGTCAACCAGGGCTACGAGGACCTGGAGGCCGGCAAGAACGTCCGCGGCGTCATCGTCCTGGACCACTGA
- a CDS encoding AraC family transcriptional regulator — protein MECTAWRPAVPGVAEVFHARFADHAYPSHTHDTWTLLIVDDGLVRFDLDRQEHGAMPSLVTLLPPHVPHDGRAATPAGFRKRVLYLDAEVFDAGLVGRAVDEPGVRDPALRDRISRLHAALSAPGEALQAESRLALVEDRLRQHLGRRVPAPADVHDPGVAAQLRDLLDASVPSGLSLADAAARIGVSEPYLVRAFTREYGLPPHRYLTGRRLDLARRLLLDGQPPAAVATESGFYDQSHLTRHFVRLLGTTPTRYARARRA, from the coding sequence GTGGAGTGCACCGCCTGGCGGCCGGCCGTGCCGGGCGTCGCCGAGGTCTTCCACGCCCGGTTCGCCGACCATGCGTACCCGTCGCACACCCACGACACCTGGACGTTGCTGATCGTCGACGACGGGCTGGTGCGCTTCGACCTCGACCGCCAGGAACACGGCGCGATGCCCTCGCTGGTGACGCTGCTGCCGCCGCACGTGCCGCATGACGGCCGGGCCGCGACGCCGGCCGGGTTCCGCAAGCGGGTGCTCTACCTCGACGCCGAGGTCTTCGACGCCGGTCTGGTCGGCCGGGCCGTGGACGAGCCGGGCGTCCGGGACCCGGCACTGCGGGACCGGATCTCCCGGCTGCACGCGGCGTTGTCGGCCCCGGGCGAGGCGCTGCAGGCGGAGTCGCGGCTGGCGCTGGTCGAGGACCGGCTGCGCCAGCACCTCGGCCGCCGGGTCCCGGCTCCGGCCGACGTGCACGATCCCGGCGTCGCGGCCCAGCTGCGCGACCTGCTCGACGCGTCCGTCCCGAGTGGACTGTCGCTGGCGGACGCGGCCGCCCGGATCGGCGTCTCCGAGCCGTACCTGGTCCGCGCCTTCACCCGCGAGTACGGCCTGCCGCCGCACCGCTATCTCACCGGCCGCCGGCTCGACCTGGCCCGGCGGCTGCTGCTGGACGGACAGCCGCCGGCCGCGGTGGCGACCGAATCGGGCTTCTACGACCAGTCCCACCTGACCCGGCACTTCGTACGCCTGCTGGGCACGACCCCCACCCGCTACGCGCGCGCCCGCCGGGCCTGA
- a CDS encoding HipA family kinase produces the protein MLSEVSATRYVVPLREGGSLPGLMEADDLGTYVVKFRGAGQGIATLVAEVVSGQLARALGLPVPDLVTVEVDPGLAAGEPDQEVQELLRASGGRNLGMDYLPGAFDLDPAAFRVEPSLAGRVLWFDALVGNVDRSWRNPNLLHWHGRPYLIDHGATLTFQHNWPTAGGWPARPYAAADHVLIGCDPDVAAADAALAPVVTREVVAAAVADVPADWLTVGPESYVDRLLERIAARSEWVPGLVEAAAAGAGERTPVRGSRPRWLGGPS, from the coding sequence GTGCTGAGCGAGGTAAGCGCGACGCGGTACGTGGTGCCGCTGCGCGAGGGCGGGTCTCTGCCCGGCCTGATGGAGGCCGACGACCTCGGGACGTACGTGGTGAAGTTCCGCGGCGCCGGGCAGGGCATCGCGACGCTGGTCGCCGAGGTGGTCAGCGGGCAGCTGGCCCGGGCGCTCGGCCTGCCGGTGCCGGACCTGGTCACCGTCGAGGTGGACCCGGGTCTGGCCGCCGGCGAGCCCGACCAGGAGGTGCAGGAGCTGCTGCGGGCCAGCGGCGGGCGCAACCTCGGGATGGACTACCTGCCCGGCGCGTTCGACCTGGACCCGGCCGCGTTCCGGGTGGAGCCGTCCCTCGCCGGCCGGGTGCTCTGGTTCGACGCGCTGGTCGGCAACGTCGACCGGTCCTGGCGGAACCCGAACCTGCTGCACTGGCACGGGAGGCCGTACCTGATCGACCACGGGGCGACGCTGACGTTCCAGCACAACTGGCCGACCGCGGGCGGCTGGCCCGCCCGGCCGTATGCGGCCGCTGACCACGTGCTGATCGGCTGCGACCCGGACGTGGCCGCCGCCGACGCGGCGCTGGCGCCGGTGGTGACCCGCGAGGTGGTCGCAGCGGCGGTCGCGGACGTCCCGGCCGACTGGTTGACCGTCGGCCCGGAGTCCTATGTGGACCGGCTGCTGGAACGGATCGCGGCCAGGAGTGAATGGGTGCCCGGGCTGGTCGAGGCCGCGGCGGCCGGGGCCGGCGAGCGGACGCCGGTGCGCGGTTCCCGGCCGCGCTGGCTGGGCGGTCCCTCGTGA
- a CDS encoding alpha/beta hydrolase: protein MTESPTPVVFIHGLWLHHTSWGPWQELFAENGYAPIAPGWPGEEATVAATRANPAPMAGYGVVEVANHYAEVITALPQRPIVIGHSFGGLVAQILLGRGLADAAVAIDPAPIKGVQVLPISALRVASIALRNPANSGKTVGLSLEEFTYGFANNRTPAEASSLYDSWAMPSPGKPLFQAASANFNLHAATTVDLHNSHRGPLLITLGGKDHTVPPAISKSTYKLHHRKSSAVTELIEFPDADHSLTVDSDWRKIADAALGWLKKQNR from the coding sequence ATGACCGAATCCCCCACCCCCGTCGTCTTCATCCACGGCCTGTGGCTGCACCACACCAGCTGGGGCCCCTGGCAGGAGCTCTTCGCCGAGAACGGGTACGCCCCCATCGCCCCGGGCTGGCCCGGCGAGGAGGCCACCGTGGCCGCCACCCGGGCCAACCCGGCGCCGATGGCCGGCTACGGCGTCGTCGAGGTCGCCAACCACTACGCCGAGGTGATCACCGCACTGCCGCAGCGGCCGATCGTCATCGGCCACTCCTTCGGCGGGCTGGTCGCGCAGATCCTGCTCGGCCGCGGGCTGGCCGACGCCGCGGTCGCGATCGACCCGGCGCCGATCAAGGGCGTGCAGGTGCTGCCGATCTCGGCCCTGCGGGTCGCCTCGATCGCGCTGCGCAACCCGGCCAACAGCGGGAAGACGGTCGGGCTGAGCCTGGAGGAGTTCACCTACGGCTTCGCCAACAACCGCACCCCGGCCGAGGCCTCGTCCCTGTACGACTCCTGGGCCATGCCGTCCCCGGGCAAGCCGCTGTTCCAGGCCGCGTCGGCCAACTTCAACCTGCACGCGGCGACAACGGTGGACCTGCACAACTCGCACCGCGGTCCGCTGCTGATCACGCTGGGCGGCAAGGACCACACGGTGCCGCCGGCGATCTCGAAGTCGACGTACAAGCTGCACCACAGGAAGTCGTCGGCGGTGACCGAGCTGATCGAGTTCCCGGACGCCGACCACTCGCTGACCGTCGACTCGGACTGGCGCAAGATCGCCGACGCCGCCCTGGGCTGGCTGAAGAAGCAGAACCGCTAG
- a CDS encoding DUF3037 domain-containing protein, translated as MTRQLFEYAVLRVVPRVERGETMNAGVLLYCQRLDYLGSRVWLDDDRLRALDPDADPAQVRRALQAAADICGGSPDAGPPAREDRGKRFRWLTAPRSTVVQPGPVHTGLTDDPDTDADRLLRTLVLPVR; from the coding sequence GTGACCCGGCAGCTGTTCGAGTACGCGGTGCTGCGGGTGGTCCCGCGGGTCGAGCGCGGCGAGACGATGAACGCCGGCGTGCTGCTCTACTGCCAGCGGCTGGACTACCTCGGCTCCCGGGTCTGGCTCGACGACGACCGGCTGCGCGCGCTCGACCCGGACGCCGATCCGGCGCAGGTCCGCCGCGCGTTGCAGGCCGCGGCCGACATCTGCGGCGGGTCGCCGGACGCGGGACCGCCGGCCCGGGAGGACCGGGGCAAGCGGTTCCGCTGGCTGACCGCACCGCGCAGCACGGTCGTCCAGCCCGGCCCGGTGCACACCGGGCTGACCGACGACCCGGACACCGACGCCGACCGGCTGCTGCGCACGCTGGTGTTACCGGTCCGGTGA
- a CDS encoding alpha/beta hydrolase — protein sequence MLFSVGFLSDPANSGWSETPPSEDEEPPAGWLAAYQAQRNFDGRAELARIAAPTLVLAGDEDRLVPLSDARALADGIPRASLSVLAGSGHLINVELPVRFVTEVRAFLEM from the coding sequence GTGCTGTTCTCCGTCGGGTTCCTGTCCGATCCGGCGAACTCGGGTTGGTCGGAGACGCCTCCTTCGGAGGACGAGGAGCCGCCGGCCGGCTGGTTGGCGGCGTACCAGGCTCAGCGGAACTTCGACGGGCGCGCGGAGCTGGCGAGGATTGCTGCTCCGACGCTCGTGCTCGCCGGCGACGAGGACCGGTTGGTGCCCCTGTCCGACGCCCGAGCGTTGGCCGACGGCATCCCCCGCGCGTCTCTCAGCGTCCTTGCTGGCTCGGGGCACCTGATCAACGTCGAGCTCCCGGTGCGTTTCGTCACCGAGGTCCGCGCGTTCCTCGAGATGTGA